In one Nicotiana tomentosiformis chromosome 6, ASM39032v3, whole genome shotgun sequence genomic region, the following are encoded:
- the LOC104117014 gene encoding suppressor protein SRP40-like, which produces MADMSCGIPENLDKIERVVSPVRRNSTGSLGFEMGGSKVLSRYLGVPTGSCHDMCKSGFDHDSPTKAKIPRPTRCGATLGKISETKKLPNSTKQSSEIKSQKTCQVNGREIPTSTKRSDAFVSHQCDSKLKPLEENASRRHHRRYSDIFIPGRSSKLHESLSEGSSSRQNHSCKMDKDGGSSVLSKKKSVVTSTVSLSPKSSVKKVSSTTSTNNSPRKASQLNSRTSLTPSKTAQINHENVPKKTLHLKESKNKSHTSGLSQENSNAKEFSLDRDSPTRGKTASSPFCNRSSPLSSGGSSSRNIGTTQSSISSSSVVSLPSTSANESFNSDAAGISTGQTGTTNQKQDIKHQRGARQVGLENEDCSPKMLKFKGGKTTDSQYEKDSSPRRLKYRQVSIQDHERENENGDLRGKGLSRSIADDHSGTAKDQVMKVNLRPQSIEDIKEAPSLFNNVIEVTASKLAETRRSKVKALVGAFETIISLQHPKSSPAIGRS; this is translated from the coding sequence ATGGCTGATATGTCTTGTGGTATACCTGAAAACCTGGACAAAATTGAGCGTGTAGTCAGTCCTGTGAGAAGGAACTCAACCGGTAGCCTAGGATTTGAAATGGGTGGATCCAAGGTCTTGTCACGTTATCTTGGCGTTCCAACAGGTTCTTGTCACGATATGTGCAAGTCTGGTTTTGACCATGATTCTCCAACAAAGGCAAAGATTCCCCGGCCCACAAGATGTGGAGCAACATTAGGAAAAATCTCAGAAACGAAGAAACTACCAAACTCAACTAAACAATCTTCAGAGATCAAGAGCCAGAAAACATGTCAAGTCAATGGACGTGAAATCCCAACATCCACCAAAAGATCAGATGCTTTTGTAAGTCATCAATGTGATTCCAAGCTGAAGCCTTTAGAAGAAAATGCATCAAGAAGACATCACAGAAGATACAGCGACATCTTTATACCGGGTAGGTCTTCAAAACTTCACGAGTCTTTATCGGAAGGATCAAGCAGTAGACAAAACCACAGCTGTAAAATGGACAAGGACGGTGGATCCTCCGTGCTAAGCAAGAAAAAGAGTGTTGTTACCTCAACTGTTTCATTGTCTCCAAAATCTTCAGTGAAGAAGGTATCAAGCACAACATCCACTAACAACTCCCCAAGAAAGGCATCTCAACTTAACAGTAGGACTAGTCTTACACCAAGCAAGACTGCACAAATCAATCATGAAAATGTTCCAAAGAAGACGTTGCATCTTAAAGAATCAAAGAATAAAAGCCACACTTCAGGGCTTTCTCAGGAAAATAGTAATGCCAAAGAATTTTCTTTGGATCGAGATAGTCCAACACGAGGTAAGACGGCTTCATCACCATTTTGCAACCGATCTTCTCCTCTATCTTCAGGTGGCAGTAGCTCAAGAAACATTGGTACCACCCAATCTTCCATTTCCTCGTCTTCAGTGGTATCGCTACCATCAACTTCAGCAAATGAGTCTTTTAACAGTGATGCAGCAGGCATTAGCACCGGACAAACTGGAACTACAAACCAGAAACAAGACATAAAACATCAAAGGGGGGCTAGACAAGTTGGCCTAGAAAATGAAGATTGCAGTCCTAAGATGCTCAAGTTCAAAGGGGGAAAGACAACTGATTCCCAGTATGAGAAAGACAGTAGTCCAAGGAGACTAAAATATAGGCAAGTCTCCATACAAGATCATGAGCGCGAAAATGAAAATGGTGATCTTAGAGGAAAAGGCTTGAGCAGATCTATTGCTGATGACCATTCAGGTACTGCTAAAGACCAAGTTATGAAAGTAAATCTTCGGCCCCAGTCTATAGAAGACATTAAAGAAGCTCCAAGTTTGTTCAACAATGTGATTGAAGTTACTGCAAGCAAGCTTGCCGAGACCAGGAGAAGCAAGGTCAAGGCTTTGGTGGGTGCTTTTGAAACTATAATTTCCCTTCAGCATCCAAAATCCTCTCCAGCAATTGGGAGATCATAA
- the LOC104117013 gene encoding uncharacterized protein, giving the protein MQCTGYLPEYYYPRDHSAAPSGSSWSISHNDITWNSSRGFNISLPQFMLNQNQDLVHQKEILRQMILRHESTFRYQVMELHRVYGRQRELMDEIKRRKLVEDHLHFQAESNTFMSQLRSEISGKSYWPIVNLTSIEPYAPSKEMFQESSNSTGKTVQQGGDYFSGRNVSKECNLSSSKSNVSRKRMLDLEVPAEEYIDNEDGEPFEEENPVKKPNIMIAELQPQCYSKVNFGDSSISLSSCRGTSLLFDLNEPVQPVESEWQNSAFESENIHEEIRENTCEHIAAVKDNKVSNCTSSGKGMDLNLTPPNHLSEYQSASTSNISRLNFPEGRNVEIHKNSEVLDISVVPDSTTESRKCTRDNHLIAARIDSKLSTTNICIDLNSCIKEEFLSSSPSEATMPTAERDMEVEGPVSPENKECSPPRGDSQDIMIGTSLHLSKGGHSDLVEELDKVAADILIFISSSAVQGYSKTAISESSEASNNYLGWLAEVAAALARFPENEVEQRMEVHFERDISLSDRNDCSRTVKLNLRESVPAVDSLLHQANEKDISPKTCTWRKTPSRMSSRARRRSNDGKRTMCSLLQHTLDTKHGITDRFLKGWGLTKRRQRARRAQSYIWSSFSFLADE; this is encoded by the exons ATGCAGTGCACTGGATATCTCCCCGAATATTACTACCCAAGAGATCATAGTGCAGCCCCGAGTGGTAGTTCATGGTCAATATCTCACAATGATATTACCTGGAACAGTAGCAGAGGCTTCAATATTTCATTGCCTCAATTCATGCTGAACCAGAACCAGGATTTAGTTCATCAAAAGGAAATATTGAGACAGATGATACTCAGGCATGAATCAACATTTAGATATCAG GTTATGGAACTCCATCGCGTATATGGAAGACAAAGGGAATTAATGGATGAGATTAAAAGGAGAAAACTAGTGGAGGATCATTTACACTTTCAGGCCGAGTCAAATACATTTATGTCTCAGTTAAGGTCCGAAATTTCCGGCAAAAGCTATTGGCCCATAGTAAACCTCACAAGCATCGAGCCATATGCACCAAGTAAAGAAATGTTTCAAGAGTCTTCTAATTCTACCGGTAAGACTGTGCAACAAGGTGGTGATTATTTTTCAGGACGAAATGTCTCAAAAGAATGCAACTTATCATCATCGAAAAGCAATGTATCAAGAAAGAGAATGTTGGATCTTGAAGTTCCAGCAGAAGAATACATAGACAATGAAGATGGGGAGCCATTTGAAGAGGAAAATCCTGTTAAAAAGCCCAATATTATGATCGCAGAGCTTCAACCTCAGTGTTATTCTAAAGTCAACTTTGGAGATTCATCGATTTCTCTCTCAAGTTGCAGGGGCACTTCTCTTTTGTTTGACCTAAATGAACCCGTACAGCCTGTTGAATCAGAGTGGCAGAATTCTGCATTTGAATCTGAAAACATTCACGAGGAAATCAGGGAAAATACATGTGAACACATCGCTGCTGTTAAAGACAATAAGGTCTCTAACTGCACTAGTTCAGGGAAAGGCATGGACTTAAATTTGACACCTCCTAACCATTTGTCTGAATACCAGTCTGCGTCTACCTCCAACATTTCCCGTCTTAATTTCCCTGAAGGAAGAAATGTAGAGATTCATAAAAATTCTGAGGTTCTTGACATTAGCGTTGTTCCTGATTCTACAACTGAATCTAGAAAATGTACCAGGGATAATCACCTTATAGCTGCTAGAATTGATAGCAAGCTTTCAACAACTAATATTTGCATTGACTTAAACTCTTGCATCAAAGAAGAGTTTTTATCGTCTAGTCCAAGTGAAGCAACAATGCCTACTGCAGAAAGAGATATGGAAGTGGAAGGTCCTGTTAGCCCCGAAAATAAGGAGTGTTCTCCACCTAGAGGAGATTCTCAGGACATTATGATTGGTACATCACTCCATTTGTCAAAAGGAGGCCATAGTGATCTCGTTGAGGAACTTGACAAGGTTGCAGCTGATATACTTATTTTTATTTCATCATCTGCCGTTCAGGGGTATTCAAAGACTGCCATCAGTGAATCATCTGAAGCTTCTAATAACTATCTAGGTTGGCTTGCTGAAGTTGCTGCTGCTTTGGCAAGATTTCCAGAGAATGAGGTTGAACAACGCATGGAAGTCCATTTTGAGCGTGATATATCTCTTTCCGATAGGAATGATTGCAGTCGGACTGTGAAGCTTAATCTGAGAGAGTCAGTACCTGCAGTTGACTCTCTTTTGCATCAGGCAAATGAAAAAGATATTTCTCCAAAAACATGTACGTGGAGGAAAACTCCGAGTAGGATGAGTTCCAGAGCTAGGAGACGGTCCAATGATGGAAAGAGGACAATGTGCTCACTCCTGCAGCATACTCTGGATACCAAGCATGGAATCACAGACAGATTTTTGAAAGGCTGGGGGCTGACAAAAAGGCGGCAAAGGGCTCGGAGAGCTCAGTCTTATATTtggtcttctttttcttttttagctGATGAGTAA